The Verrucomicrobiota bacterium nucleotide sequence GTCCCGCGCCCAGACTCAAAGCGTTGCAGGAAACGAATCCGAATTTCTGGACCATCGCCTACATCAACTGCAGCGCCGAAGTCAAGGCGCTCAGCGATGTCATTTGCACGAGCGGCAACGCGGTCAAGATCGTCAACGCCGCGCCGAAGGATCGCGACCTTCTCTTCGTGCCCGACGAAAATCTCGGCGCGTGGGTGATGGAGAAGACCGGCCGTCCGATGACGCTCTGGCGCGGCAATTGTTACGTGCACGTCGAGTGGACGCACGCGAGCATCGTGCGCATTCGCGCCGAGCATCCGGGCGCGCCGCTCGTTGCGCATCCGGAATGCACGCGCGCCGTCCGCATGCTGGCGGACGAGGTTTGTTCGACCGAGAAAATGGTGGGCTATTGCCGCCAAAGCCCGGCCAAAGCCATTATCATCGCCACCGAGGCCGGGATGCTGCATCGGCTCAAGAAAGAATGTCCGGAGAAGGAGTTCATCGCCGCGCCCACGGACAATTGCCGCTGCAACGAGTGCCGCTTCATGAAGCTGAACTCGCTGGAGAAGCTCTACGACTGCATGGCCAACCT carries:
- the nadA gene encoding quinolinate synthase NadA, encoding MIDLTEIQPRGVDRFETRRPAPPAKLDALSKEILALKKKLNAVILAHNYQVPEIQDVADFVGDSLGLSQQAAKTSAEVIVFCGVHFMAETAKILNPGKVVVLPDKDAGCSLEESCPAPRLKALQETNPNFWTIAYINCSAEVKALSDVICTSGNAVKIVNAAPKDRDLLFVPDENLGAWVMEKTGRPMTLWRGNCYVHVEWTHASIVRIRAEHPGAPLVAHPECTRAVRMLADEVCSTEKMVGYCRQSPAKAIIIATEAGMLHRLKKECPEKEFIAAPTDNCRCNECRFMKLNSLEKLYDCMANLEPRVELSAETLQRARLPIERMLEISARP